The stretch of DNA CCGAGCAGGGCCCCGGCCGTCCAGACCGGACGGCGCCCGCCCATCCACTCCACGAGCGCCAGCGGCACGAGCATCGGGATCCCCCAGAGGATCGAGCGCGCCGTCACGGGCAGCGCGGGATGTCGCGCCAGCACGGGCCGGCCGAGCAGCGAGTAGGCGGCGTAGGCGACGCCCGAGAGCACGAGCAAGAGGTCGCCGCGCCAGTGGGGCACGAGCCGCTCGGTGACGCCGGGGAGCCCGTTGACGACGACGAGGGCGGCGCCGGTGAGGGCGCAGGCGGCGCCGGCCCGTTCGCTCCGGGCCAGGCGCTCGCCGAGCAGCGCCGGCCCGAGCAGGAGCAGCGTGAGCGGCTCGACGGCGATGAGGAGCGCGGCGTTGGTCGCCGTCGAGCGGGCCAGGCCCCAGTGGGCGAAGGCGAACGCCCCCGCGAATCCCGCGACGCCCATCGCCGCCATCCGCCACTGATCGGCGCGGGTCACCGGCCCCGTCCACGGCGTCCGCCAGGCCAGGGGGACGAGGATCAGCGCGCCGACCAGCAGCCGGAGCAGCGCCAGCGTCGCCGGAGGCACCGCGTCGAGGACCACGCGGGTGGCGACGTACGAGGTCGCGTAGACGGCGTTCGCCAGCAGGAGGGCGAGGTCGGCGAACGCCATGCCCCGAGCATACGCCGCCCCGGCAGCGGGCGCTCAGCCCCGGGCGCGGCCCAGTGCCGAATGCGAGCGCCGATCTCGTCCCGAACTCGACGGAAACGCGCCGCGTCCTAGTGCCGTTCCAACTTGTTGATACTAAATCTGTCCACGAACGACGTACACGGTGCCTTCCTAGGCGCGAATAGTTGGAACGGCACTAGCCGATCCCGAGGGCCTGAGCGGCGCGCTTGAGGTCGCGGGGCTTGACCCAGAGGATCACGCCGTAGCGGCCGGCGCCGGCGCAGACGGCGTCGGTGGCGGTGACGTTGATCTTCGCCGCCGCCAGTCTCCCCAGCACGTCGGCGACCGCGCCGACGCGGTCGTCGCCCTGGACGAGGAACCCCTTCTTGGGGCCTTTCAGCCTCCACTTGCCGGCCGTGGCCGCGGCCCGGAAGGCGGCCGGATCGGCGGGGATGAAGTCCAGCTGCGAACGCTTGCCTTTCGGAAAGCCCGAGAAGGCCAGCAGGTTGACCCCGGCTCGCCGCAATTGGCTCAGCAGCCGCAAGGCCTCGCCGGGTTTGTCCGGAGCTTCGACGTAGAAGTAGTCGACCAGTTGGATCGTCTCGGCCATGGCCCCCTCCCCTGACGTTGGGTGTCGCCGGCGCGAGAGTGTACTACGCGCCGGCCAGACGCAGAAGGAGCCAGGAGGCCGCCGCGATCAGCGCCGAGGCGGGAATGGTGACGATCCAGGCCCACACGATGCGCCCCGCAACGCCCCAGCGCACCGCGGAAAAGCGCTGGAGCGAGCCGACGCCCATGATGGCCCCGGTGATCGTGTGGGTCGTGCTGACTGGAATGCCCGCCACCGCGGTGCCGATCAGCGTGATCGCGCCCGCCGTCTCGGCGCAGAATCCGCCGACCGGGCGGAGCTTGGTGATGCGCATGCCCATCGTCTTCACGATGCGCCAGCCGCCGGACAGTGTGCCGAGCCCCATCGCGGCATGCGCCGCCAGGACGACCCAGAAGGGCACGTAGAACTCGCCGCCGAGATAGCCGGACGAGAAGAGCAGCACCGAGATGATCCCCATCGTCTTCTGGGCGTCGTTGGTGCCGTGGCCGAGGCTGTAGGCGGCGGCCGAGAGGAGCTGCAGGCGCCGGAAGAGCCAGTCTACCCGGCCGGGGGTCGCGCGCCGGAAGACCCACACCGTCACCAGCATCAAGCCGAAGCCCGCCGTGAGACCGATCACGGGCGCCAGGATCATGAAGATGCCGATCTTGATCAGGCCGGCCGCGATCAGAGATCCGACCCCCGCCTTCACGACGGCCGCCCCGGCGAAACCGCCGATCAGCGCATGAGAGGAGCTGGTGGGCAGGCCGTAGTACCAGGTGATCAGGTCCCAGGCGATGGCGCCGAGCAGCCCGGCCAGGATCACCCAGTGGTCGACGATGTTGGCCTCGACCACGCCCTTCCCCACGGTCTTGGCGACATTCACGCCGAAGCCGAACGCCGCCACGAAGTTGAAGAAGGCCGCCCAGAAGACCGCCTGCAGCGGAGTGAGCACGCGGGTCGAGACCACGGTGGCGATGGAGTTGGCGGCGTCGTGAAAGCCGTTGATGAAGTCGAAGATCAGCGCGACGAGGGCGATGAGCGCGATGACGGTCAGCATCAAGCCATCTTCAGAATGATCCCCTCGATGACGTTGGCGACGTCCTCACAGCGATCGGTGATGATCTCCATCGTCTCGTAGATTTCCTTCCACTTGATGACCTCGATGGGGTCGCTGGATTCGTCGAAGAGGGCGGCCAGGCTGTCGCGCAGCAGGTTGTCGGCGCTGTTCTCGAGCCGGTTGACCTCGACGGCGTGCTCGTGGAAGGCGGGATCCATCGTGCGCAGGCAGCGGATCGCCCGGTCCATCGACTGCACGATGGTGACGATCACCTCCGCCATCGCCCGGCAGGCCGAGGTCGGCTCCTTGATCCGGTAGACGACCAGCCGCTCGGCCGCCGCCTCGATGTAGTCGAGCACGTCGTCGAGCCGCGTGGCCAGCGCGTGGATGTCCTCGCGGTCGATGGGGGTGATGAAGGTCGTGTTCAGGCGCTTGACCACCTCGTGGGTGATCTGGTCGCCCTGGTGCTCGACCTCCTTGATCGCGTAGGCCTTGGCCCGGGCGTCGGCGAAGTTGTGGACCAGCTCATGCAGGAGGCCGGCGGCCCGGATGATGTGCTGGGACTGCTGCTCGAAGAGGTCGAAGAAGCGGACTTCCCGCGGGATGAGGTTGAACATGACCGATCGCCGTCGAGTGTAACGGAAACGGCGCGCGGGCGCCACTCCGGAGACACGTCGCCGCCATTGGTACCGAGATCGAGGAGAGGGGCGCGGGCTATTCGGTGACCACGTCCTTGGCCAGCGACTCCGACACGAGCAGGGCGCGGGTGATCTCGACCATCGGCCGGCGGGTGTCCATCGCTGCGCGGCGCAGCCGGCGGAAGGCGTCGTCTTCCGAGAGCCCGTAGCGGGCCATCAGCGTGCCCTTGGCCCGCTCGATGATCTTCCGGTCCTCCAGCCGTCGCTCGAGCGCCCGCGCCTCCCGGAAGCGGGCGATCGCGAGATCGAGGGTAGGGGCCAGCTCCGCGGGGCGGAGCGGCTTGAGGAGATACGCCATGACGCCCGCGGTGCGCGCCCGCTCGACGAGATCGTCGCCGGAGCGGCTGGTGAAGAGAACCACCGGACAGCCCTCGGTGGCCGCCACCCGGGCCGGGACCTCGATGCCGTCCCCGTCGGAGAGACCGACGGCGAAGATCGCGACGTCCGGCCGCGCGCGCCGCAGCAGCGCCAGCGTGTCGGCGCCGCGCGCAGCCTCACCGGCGACCTCGCCTCCGGCCATCGAGATGGCCGCCCGCAGCTCGGCCCGCGAGCGTTCGTGGTCGTCCAGGATGGCGACCCGCCAGCGCGGAGTCCTCCTCACATCGGGTAGAGGCGGGCAAGTGGGATGCCAGGGGCCGCCAGTGAAAAATCGCGGCCTTAGGCGGGCTCCGGGGGTCGAGGGCTGCCCGCGCCGGCGGCAGAGCGATCGCGACTGCCGCTTCCCCGAGCAGCAGTTCCGAGAACGCTACGGCCCGGCGAGGAGTCACCGGGGCGGTCGGTTCGAGCGCGGGCTTTGCCCGCGCCATCGACGATCGAAGCCGGTGGGGGGTGTCGGGGGGAGCGGCGGTCGCTCCCCCCGACTTCGATTCGTCTAAATATCGAAGTAGAGCGCGAACTCCCAGGGATGCGGGCGCAGCCGGACGGGATCGACCTCGTTCTTGCGCTTGTAGTCGATCCAGGTCTCGATGGCGTCCGACGTGAAGACATCGCCCTTGAGCAGCCAGTCGTGCGACTTCTCGAGGTTGTCCAGCACGACGTCCAGCGAGCCCGGAAGCTGCTTGATCTTCTTCGCCTCCTCCGGCGGCAGCTCGTAGAGGTCCTTGTCCACCGGCTTGCCGGGATCGATCTTGTTGGCGACGCCGTCGAGCCCCGCCATCAGACACGCCGAGAATGACAGATACGGATTGCACGTGTTGTCGGGTGTGCGGAACTCGATGCGCTTGGCGCCCTCCGATCTCGAGTACACCGGGATGCGGACGCACGCCGAGCGGTTGCGCTGGCTGTAGACCAGGTTGATCGGGGCTTCGTACCCCGGCACCAACCTCTTGTAGGAGTTCGTCGACGGCGCGATGAGCGCAAGCAGCGCCGGCGCATGCTTGAGGATGCCGCCGATGTAGTAGAGGCAGGTTTTGGAGATATCGGCGTAGCCGCCCCGCTCGTAGAAGAGGTTCTTGCCGTTCTTCCAGATCGACTGATGCGTGTGCATGCCGGAACCGTTGTCCTGGAAGAGCGGCTTCGGCATGAAGGTGGCGGTCTTCCCCCACTTCCGCGCGGTGTTCTTGGCGCAGTACTTGTACCAGAGCACCTTGTCCGCCATCTTGGTCAGCGTGTCGTAGCGCATATCGACTTCGGTCTGGCCGGCGGTCGCCACTTCGTGGTGGTGCACCTCGATCCTGACGCCGACGCTCTCCAGCGCCAGGACCATGTCCGAGCGGATGTCCTGGAACTTGTCCATTGGCGGGACCGGGAAGTAGCCCTGCTTGTAGCGCGGCTTGTAGCCGAGGTTGGGCTGCTCGGGCGTGCCTTCCTTCCCCGAGTTCCAGAAGCCGGCTTCGGAGTCGATGAAGTAGTACCCCGAGTGGTAGTTCTGGTCGAACCGGATCGAGTCGAAGAAGAAGAACTCCAGCTCGGGGCCGATATAAATCGTGTCGCCGATGCCGCTCTTCTTGAGATACGCCTCCGCCTTCTGCGCAATGTACCGCGGGTCCCGCGTGTACCACTTCCCGGTTACCGGGTCTTTCACGTTGCAGATCAGAACGAGCGTGGGCACCGCCGTGAACGGATCCATCGCGGCCGTGTCAGGGTCCGGGATCAACAGCATGTCGGACTCGTCGATGGTCTGGAATCCGCGGATCGACGAGCCGTCGAAGCCCAAGCCCTCCTCGAAGATGTCCTCTTTCAACTCGGAGACCGGTATCGAAAAGTGCTGCCAGAGGCCGGGCAGGTCGATGAAGCGGAGATCGACAATCTTGGCGCCTTT from Candidatus Methylomirabilota bacterium encodes:
- a CDS encoding DUF47 family protein — protein: MFNLIPREVRFFDLFEQQSQHIIRAAGLLHELVHNFADARAKAYAIKEVEHQGDQITHEVVKRLNTTFITPIDREDIHALATRLDDVLDYIEAAAERLVVYRIKEPTSACRAMAEVIVTIVQSMDRAIRCLRTMDPAFHEHAVEVNRLENSADNLLRDSLAALFDESSDPIEVIKWKEIYETMEIITDRCEDVANVIEGIILKMA
- a CDS encoding inorganic phosphate transporter; this encodes MLTVIALIALVALIFDFINGFHDAANSIATVVSTRVLTPLQAVFWAAFFNFVAAFGFGVNVAKTVGKGVVEANIVDHWVILAGLLGAIAWDLITWYYGLPTSSSHALIGGFAGAAVVKAGVGSLIAAGLIKIGIFMILAPVIGLTAGFGLMLVTVWVFRRATPGRVDWLFRRLQLLSAAAYSLGHGTNDAQKTMGIISVLLFSSGYLGGEFYVPFWVVLAAHAAMGLGTLSGGWRIVKTMGMRITKLRPVGGFCAETAGAITLIGTAVAGIPVSTTHTITGAIMGVGSLQRFSAVRWGVAGRIVWAWIVTIPASALIAAASWLLLRLAGA
- a CDS encoding ANTAR domain-containing protein is translated as MRRTPRWRVAILDDHERSRAELRAAISMAGGEVAGEAARGADTLALLRRARPDVAIFAVGLSDGDGIEVPARVAATEGCPVVLFTSRSGDDLVERARTAGVMAYLLKPLRPAELAPTLDLAIARFREARALERRLEDRKIIERAKGTLMARYGLSEDDAFRRLRRAAMDTRRPMVEITRALLVSESLAKDVVTE
- a CDS encoding DMT family transporter; translation: MAFADLALLLANAVYATSYVATRVVLDAVPPATLALLRLLVGALILVPLAWRTPWTGPVTRADQWRMAAMGVAGFAGAFAFAHWGLARSTATNAALLIAVEPLTLLLLGPALLGERLARSERAGAACALTGAALVVVNGLPGVTERLVPHWRGDLLLVLSGVAYAAYSLLGRPVLARHPALPVTARSILWGIPMLVPLALVEWMGGRRPVWTAGALLGALHLAVVITALGYLVWNWALERVTASHAAIFLNVQPVLGALLGVTLLGEPLTVFTLGGGALVVAGLVLTVRSGVAGAVYS
- the glnA gene encoding type I glutamate--ammonia ligase, with amino-acid sequence MTPKDVLKLAKEKGAKIVDLRFIDLPGLWQHFSIPVSELKEDIFEEGLGFDGSSIRGFQTIDESDMLLIPDPDTAAMDPFTAVPTLVLICNVKDPVTGKWYTRDPRYIAQKAEAYLKKSGIGDTIYIGPELEFFFFDSIRFDQNYHSGYYFIDSEAGFWNSGKEGTPEQPNLGYKPRYKQGYFPVPPMDKFQDIRSDMVLALESVGVRIEVHHHEVATAGQTEVDMRYDTLTKMADKVLWYKYCAKNTARKWGKTATFMPKPLFQDNGSGMHTHQSIWKNGKNLFYERGGYADISKTCLYYIGGILKHAPALLALIAPSTNSYKRLVPGYEAPINLVYSQRNRSACVRIPVYSRSEGAKRIEFRTPDNTCNPYLSFSACLMAGLDGVANKIDPGKPVDKDLYELPPEEAKKIKQLPGSLDVVLDNLEKSHDWLLKGDVFTSDAIETWIDYKRKNEVDPVRLRPHPWEFALYFDI